From Caldicellulosiruptor hydrothermalis 108, a single genomic window includes:
- a CDS encoding electron transfer flavoprotein subunit beta/FixA family protein, with product MKILVCIKQVVDPEKVEYNPETRTIKRNAQHLMNNPADLSALEFALRIKDVYKDVHITTLSMGPAECESKIKELIEVGCDSCVLLSDKRLAGSDAYSTAYALAKAIEKLGNFDLVLCGESSLDGETSIVPPQIAEYLNIPHISFATNIKVFDLQRIEIERKFKNQLFRFEVKLPALVSVKKDSAFLRLPKLSLMIKALSYTPQVLSLDDLENFDFSKVGAEGSKTSVDRFVEQSFEDVKCEIYEGLEAAQIECIADLVMRFL from the coding sequence ATGAAAATTCTTGTGTGTATAAAACAAGTCGTTGATCCGGAAAAGGTGGAGTATAATCCTGAAACCAGGACAATAAAAAGAAATGCTCAGCATTTGATGAACAATCCTGCAGACCTTAGCGCTTTAGAATTTGCTCTTAGAATAAAAGATGTTTATAAAGATGTTCATATCACAACCCTTTCAATGGGTCCTGCTGAGTGTGAAAGCAAAATAAAAGAACTTATAGAGGTTGGTTGTGACAGCTGTGTACTTTTGAGCGACAAAAGACTTGCTGGTTCTGATGCGTATTCTACTGCGTATGCGCTGGCAAAGGCTATTGAAAAGCTTGGCAATTTTGACTTGGTACTGTGTGGTGAGTCTTCCTTAGATGGTGAGACATCTATTGTCCCACCTCAGATAGCGGAATATCTTAATATTCCTCACATATCATTTGCAACTAATATAAAAGTTTTTGATTTGCAACGCATTGAAATTGAAAGAAAATTTAAAAATCAACTATTTAGGTTTGAGGTTAAACTACCAGCACTGGTTTCTGTTAAGAAAGATAGTGCATTTCTTAGGCTTCCAAAACTGAGCCTTATGATAAAAGCTCTTTCTTATACTCCTCAAGTCTTGAGTTTAGATGATTTAGAAAACTTTGATTTTAGCAAAGTAGGAGCAGAAGGTTCAAAGACCTCGGTCGATAGATTTGTTGAACAAAGCTTTGAAGATGTTAAATGTGAGATTTATGAAGGCCTTGAAGCTGCTCAAATAGAATGTATAGCCGACCTTGTTATGAGGTTTTTATAA
- a CDS encoding acyl-CoA dehydrogenase family protein — protein sequence MEYFLSEEQKIIKKLAKRISDEYVSKVAIKYDKEGIFPRDILDLLAYTELTGVYIPKEYGGFGGGVMEMCLVVEELSRNCAGVAVSYAATALGAYPIILYGKEEQKKKYLPKIAKGELIAAFALTESDAGSDVSSIKTTAEKKGDYYILNGSKHWITNGGEADVYVVFAVTDKSKGPRGISAFIVEKGYEGFYCGKKEDKMGIRASSTTELIFEDCKVPKENLLGREGTGFIVAMKTFDRTRPGVAAMAVGIAQGAYEYAIRYAKERVQFGQPLSSFQAIQHMLADMYINIEAARAMLYSTCRMIDSGAKDFSKESSACKVFASDVAMKVTTDAVQIMGGNGYVKDYPVEKMMRDAKVTQIFEGANQIQRNIIASEIIKEY from the coding sequence GTGGAATATTTTTTAAGTGAAGAACAAAAGATTATAAAGAAACTTGCAAAAAGGATTTCAGATGAATACGTGTCAAAGGTTGCAATAAAATATGACAAAGAAGGTATATTCCCAAGAGATATATTGGACCTTTTAGCATACACAGAGCTCACTGGTGTATACATTCCTAAAGAGTACGGTGGGTTTGGTGGCGGTGTTATGGAAATGTGCCTTGTTGTAGAAGAGCTTTCAAGAAATTGTGCAGGTGTTGCGGTATCATACGCTGCAACAGCTCTGGGTGCATATCCTATAATTCTTTACGGTAAAGAAGAACAAAAGAAAAAGTATTTACCTAAAATAGCAAAAGGAGAGTTGATAGCCGCGTTTGCATTGACAGAATCTGATGCTGGAAGTGATGTGAGCAGTATAAAGACAACTGCAGAGAAAAAAGGAGATTATTATATTTTAAATGGTAGCAAGCATTGGATTACAAACGGCGGTGAAGCTGACGTGTATGTGGTATTTGCAGTAACCGACAAATCAAAAGGACCGCGCGGAATTTCAGCTTTCATTGTAGAAAAGGGATATGAAGGGTTTTATTGTGGTAAAAAAGAGGACAAGATGGGCATAAGAGCATCTTCTACCACAGAGCTTATATTTGAAGATTGTAAAGTTCCCAAGGAAAATCTTTTAGGTCGTGAAGGGACAGGGTTTATTGTTGCAATGAAGACGTTTGACAGGACACGTCCTGGAGTGGCTGCAATGGCTGTTGGAATTGCTCAAGGTGCCTATGAGTATGCAATCAGGTATGCAAAAGAAAGGGTCCAGTTCGGACAACCTCTTTCATCCTTTCAGGCAATCCAGCATATGCTGGCTGACATGTACATAAATATCGAAGCTGCAAGAGCTATGCTTTATTCAACATGCCGAATGATTGATAGTGGTGCAAAGGATTTTTCAAAGGAATCTTCAGCGTGCAAGGTTTTTGCATCTGATGTTGCTATGAAGGTCACCACTGATGCCGTTCAGATTATGGGTGGAAATGGATATGTTAAAGACTATCCGGTTGAAAAGATGATGAGGGATGCTAAAGTAACTCAGATATTTGAAGGCGCAAATCAAATTCAGAGAAATATTATCGCGTCTGAAATCATAAAAGAGTATTAA
- a CDS encoding nucleotidyltransferase codes for MKVAGIVVEYNPFHNGHLYHLQKTREITNADIVVGVMSGNFIQRGEPAIVNKWARTKMAILNGVDVIFELPFAYACNSAEIFAYGAISILNQLGVDFIVFGSECGDIDKLKETAKHLAFEEDDFKSSLKSYLKEGYSFPKARELALIKTCKTNIEFSSNNILGIEYIKWIYRLSSKIEPFTIRRIGTSYNDPNLTQDTYASATAIRRNINNLQAIKNKMPSASYEILIEEFESGRGPVFLEDYFKLFIYNAIVVPDFLKDKIDVKEGLENRFEKYIFNSPSVQHLLENVKTKRYTLTRLQRIFIHAIVRNNFDQKTLLSITPYVRVLGFNHKGKEYLNKIKDKIEYITKLNQQWLKNPQYKELLELEIRSSMLHALQYKDFHKYLQTEFKSSPIYISSRS; via the coding sequence ATGAAGGTTGCTGGAATAGTAGTAGAATACAACCCTTTTCACAATGGACACCTGTACCATCTGCAAAAGACAAGAGAAATAACAAATGCAGACATAGTTGTGGGCGTAATGAGCGGTAACTTTATTCAAAGAGGAGAACCTGCAATTGTAAACAAATGGGCAAGGACAAAGATGGCTATTTTAAACGGAGTAGATGTCATCTTTGAGCTTCCATTTGCATATGCCTGTAACAGCGCTGAAATATTTGCATACGGTGCAATATCCATTTTAAACCAGCTTGGCGTTGACTTTATTGTTTTTGGCTCAGAATGCGGTGATATAGATAAGCTTAAAGAAACTGCTAAACACTTGGCATTTGAAGAAGATGATTTCAAGTCAAGTTTGAAAAGTTATTTGAAAGAAGGGTATTCCTTCCCAAAAGCTCGTGAACTTGCTCTTATCAAAACATGTAAAACCAATATTGAATTTTCTTCTAACAACATACTTGGAATTGAATATATCAAATGGATTTACAGGTTAAGTTCAAAGATTGAACCATTTACTATAAGAAGGATAGGTACCTCTTATAATGACCCCAACCTCACACAAGACACATACGCTTCAGCTACTGCTATAAGAAGAAACATAAATAACCTGCAGGCAATCAAAAACAAAATGCCATCTGCTTCTTATGAAATACTGATAGAAGAATTTGAAAGCGGAAGAGGACCTGTGTTTCTTGAGGATTACTTTAAGCTCTTTATCTACAACGCTATCGTTGTACCAGATTTTTTGAAAGACAAAATTGATGTCAAAGAAGGGCTTGAAAATAGATTTGAAAAGTACATTTTCAATTCTCCATCAGTGCAACATCTTCTTGAGAATGTAAAAACTAAAAGATATACCCTTACAAGACTTCAGAGAATATTCATACACGCTATTGTGAGAAACAATTTTGACCAAAAAACTCTTCTTTCCATTACACCTTATGTGAGAGTTTTGGGATTCAACCATAAAGGAAAAGAATATTTAAATAAGATAAAAGACAAAATTGAGTATATCACAAAACTAAATCAGCAGTGGTTAAAAAACCCTCAATACAAAGAGCTTCTTGAACTTGAAATAAGGTCTTCAATGCTGCATGCCCTGCAATATAAAGATTTTCACAAATATCTGCAGACAGAATTTAAATCATCTCCTATCTATATCAGTTCAAGAAGCTAA
- a CDS encoding patatin-like phospholipase family protein codes for MKKVSLALGSGAMRGFAHIGVIEVLEKEFKFEAFSGSSIGAVIGAFYCLGYDLGLIYKVAKQIRNDILIDFKVRKNALISGKNIEEILKLFLRDKRFSDLKYPFYVVATDLLRGEQVVFSEGSLYDAVRSSISVPGVLPPYKIGDTVLVDGAVVDKVPGKVLRENGCEFVIGVDVSGKGLLKEPKNILEMIMTTIDIMGEEIFRLKQGYLDYLIKIDLEDINPYTLADVEKAYQRGKKRAEEELENLKNLAS; via the coding sequence ATGAAAAAAGTTTCGCTTGCACTTGGTTCTGGTGCAATGAGAGGATTTGCACACATAGGGGTTATAGAAGTTCTGGAAAAGGAGTTTAAATTTGAAGCTTTTTCAGGTTCAAGCATTGGTGCTGTTATAGGCGCATTTTACTGTCTTGGATATGACCTTGGCCTTATATATAAGGTGGCAAAGCAAATAAGAAATGACATACTTATAGATTTTAAAGTAAGAAAAAATGCTCTCATTTCAGGTAAAAATATAGAAGAGATTTTAAAGCTTTTTTTGAGAGATAAAAGGTTTTCTGATTTGAAATATCCGTTTTATGTTGTTGCAACAGACCTTTTAAGAGGTGAGCAGGTGGTCTTCAGCGAGGGAAGTTTATATGATGCTGTAAGAAGCAGCATATCTGTTCCTGGTGTTCTTCCACCATATAAAATAGGGGATACTGTGCTGGTTGATGGAGCGGTAGTAGACAAAGTGCCGGGAAAGGTCTTGAGAGAAAACGGTTGTGAATTTGTAATTGGTGTTGATGTTTCAGGCAAAGGCTTGCTCAAAGAACCCAAGAATATTTTAGAAATGATAATGACAACAATTGATATCATGGGAGAGGAGATATTCAGACTCAAACAAGGTTATCTTGACTATCTTATAAAGATTGATCTTGAGGATATAAATCCATATACCCTTGCCGATGTAGAAAAGGCGTATCAAAGAGGAAAGAAAAGGGCAGAAGAGGAGTTAGAAAACTTAAAGAATTTAGCTTCTTGA